The Macrococcoides canis genome has a window encoding:
- the rplU gene encoding 50S ribosomal protein L21: MFAIIETGGKQLKVEQGQEIWVEKLNAEEGSTFTFDQVLMVGGETVKVGSPVVEGATVTAKVEKHGRGKKITVFKYKPKKNYKRKQGHRQPYTKLVIEAINA, translated from the coding sequence ATGTTTGCAATTATTGAAACTGGTGGAAAACAATTAAAAGTTGAGCAAGGTCAAGAAATCTGGGTTGAGAAATTAAACGCAGAAGAAGGTTCAACATTCACGTTTGATCAAGTATTAATGGTTGGTGGAGAAACAGTTAAAGTTGGTTCACCTGTAGTTGAAGGTGCTACTGTTACAGCTAAAGTTGAAAAACACGGACGCGGTAAGAAAATCACTGTATTCAAGTACAAACCAAAGAAAAACTACAAACGTAAACAAGGTCATCGTCAACCTTACACAAAATTAGTTATTGAAGCGATTAACGCATAA